In one Sphingobium indicum B90A genomic region, the following are encoded:
- a CDS encoding glycoside hydrolase family 16 protein, which yields MLCIFAAGAATIMTSLSTSSTMSTATTTGSQLVSATTSTTITSSTTSGSATTSTVSDFSDFDFANGTKLPAKATLSLGNASFRPGSSVAHVPVTLDRPTPNTVIARIITVNGSGIYRALSGYNYQTVDTVVIFRPGDPLVQTVAVPIIGATEGQQFQVKLREAPWGGLQGQSTATITASSTAMATARATGTFRAPRSFAATGTLQFELRKDTHRRSPDGGWDRWATSLAHGRTQVANGETGLYLDSSIFPGIEGPVYWGANGLVLHTQKLKTPISYDGQSWYYGSSVLDGRNFLATQIGYGQYEWEAKMPSRRGSWPAFWLVSTSGWPPEIDIYEGFGYQSYWDFDRHVAHTLHIGANSTRYDQRGVTIQTQQAYGLSGYSQGFHRFAVDIQRDYITWFVDGVETYQSVNPFRGFRFYPIMDVAVKTNGAYDDGSGDMVIKSFKIYSAP from the coding sequence ATGCTTTGTATTTTCGCGGCGGGAGCCGCAACGATCATGACCAGCCTGTCGACATCGAGCACGATGTCGACCGCAACGACGACCGGGTCGCAGCTTGTTTCCGCCACGACTTCGACCACGATAACGTCGTCGACGACCAGCGGTTCCGCGACGACGAGCACAGTATCCGATTTTTCCGACTTCGACTTCGCCAATGGGACGAAGCTGCCGGCAAAGGCGACTCTGTCGCTGGGCAATGCCAGCTTTCGTCCGGGCAGCAGCGTGGCCCATGTGCCCGTGACGCTGGACCGGCCGACGCCCAATACGGTGATCGCGCGGATCATCACGGTCAACGGATCGGGCATCTATCGCGCGCTGTCGGGCTATAATTACCAGACGGTCGACACGGTGGTGATCTTCCGCCCCGGCGATCCGCTGGTGCAGACTGTCGCGGTGCCGATCATCGGCGCCACGGAAGGGCAGCAGTTCCAGGTCAAGCTGCGGGAGGCGCCCTGGGGTGGCCTCCAGGGGCAATCGACCGCGACGATCACGGCCAGCAGCACGGCCATGGCGACGGCCAGGGCGACGGGCACGTTCCGCGCCCCGCGCAGCTTCGCGGCGACCGGCACGCTTCAGTTCGAACTGCGCAAGGACACCCATAGGCGGTCACCCGACGGCGGTTGGGACCGCTGGGCGACTTCGCTGGCCCATGGGCGGACGCAGGTCGCCAATGGGGAAACCGGGCTCTACCTCGATTCCAGCATTTTCCCCGGCATCGAAGGGCCGGTCTATTGGGGCGCGAACGGGCTAGTCCTGCATACGCAGAAGCTGAAGACGCCGATCAGCTATGACGGCCAGAGCTGGTATTACGGTTCGTCGGTGCTGGACGGCCGCAATTTCCTGGCGACGCAGATCGGTTATGGCCAATATGAATGGGAAGCGAAAATGCCCAGCCGCCGCGGGTCATGGCCCGCCTTCTGGCTGGTGTCGACCAGCGGCTGGCCGCCCGAAATCGATATTTACGAGGGGTTCGGCTATCAGAGCTATTGGGATTTCGACCGTCATGTCGCCCATACCCTGCATATCGGCGCCAACAGCACCCGCTACGATCAGCGGGGAGTCACGATCCAGACGCAGCAGGCCTATGGCCTCAGCGGCTATTCCCAGGGCTTTCACCGCTTCGCCGTCGACATCCAGCGGGATTACATCACCTGGTTCGTGGATGGCGTGGAAACCTATCAGTCGGTCAACCCCTTCCGGGGCTTCCGCTTCTATCCGATCATGGACGTCGCGGTGAAGACCAACGGCGCCTATGACGACGGGTCGGGCGACATGGTCATCAAGAGCTTCAAAATCTACAGCGCGCCATAA
- a CDS encoding glycosyltransferase family 2 protein, with amino-acid sequence MPAVWIAIPTFRRPDQLRHLLETLPSVTGRHDVMVLVADNDPVRQEGAAVVRAMLAEGYGLPVTLLPVAQPGLCAVRNAIAAAALDDPAMRFVAMIDDDEWPQPGWLDALLICQAQVGADVVAGPVDSRFVGQPPRWARETLVFRAEERPWGATGMLWASNNLLVSRRAFAMIGEPFFDPRFNRSGGEDLDFLARLHDAGARFGWSPDARVGEWVSAERARLSWVLKRMWRIGCTETMARRKALPGRIGAAKLLVRSVAILGLRTAGLAALLLPGARRVDIAGQWVKSWGRLYALAGGAQDHYGAL; translated from the coding sequence ATGCCCGCGGTCTGGATCGCCATTCCCACCTTCCGCCGGCCCGATCAGCTCCGTCACCTGCTGGAGACGCTGCCGAGCGTGACCGGCCGCCATGACGTGATGGTGCTGGTGGCCGACAACGATCCCGTCAGGCAGGAGGGGGCAGCCGTGGTCCGCGCCATGCTGGCGGAGGGTTATGGCCTGCCCGTGACGCTGCTGCCGGTGGCCCAGCCGGGGCTTTGCGCGGTCCGCAATGCCATCGCCGCCGCAGCGCTGGACGATCCGGCGATGCGTTTCGTGGCGATGATCGACGATGACGAATGGCCCCAGCCCGGCTGGCTCGACGCGCTGCTGATCTGCCAGGCGCAGGTGGGCGCGGACGTGGTCGCCGGCCCGGTGGATAGCCGCTTCGTGGGGCAGCCGCCGCGATGGGCGCGCGAAACGCTGGTCTTCCGCGCCGAGGAACGGCCATGGGGCGCGACCGGCATGCTGTGGGCGAGCAACAATCTGCTGGTCAGCCGACGCGCCTTTGCCATGATCGGAGAGCCCTTCTTCGATCCGCGCTTCAACCGCAGCGGCGGGGAGGATCTGGACTTCCTGGCCCGGCTGCATGATGCGGGTGCCCGCTTCGGCTGGTCGCCCGATGCGCGGGTCGGCGAATGGGTTTCGGCTGAGCGAGCGCGCCTTTCATGGGTGCTGAAACGCATGTGGCGCATCGGCTGCACCGAGACCATGGCGCGGCGCAAGGCCCTGCCCGGCCGCATCGGCGCCGCGAAGCTGCTGGTCCGGTCTGTCGCCATATTGGGATTGCGGACGGCCGGCCTGGCGGCCCTGCTGCTGCCCGGCGCGCGTCGGGTGGACATCGCCGGGCAGTGGGTCAAGAGCTGGGGGCGCCTCTATGCCCTGGCGGGGGGCGCCCAGGATCATTATGGCGCGCTGTAG
- a CDS encoding acyltransferase family protein — MRISSLTGLRGVAAVSVLLYHIPHNPAFEAFRLPLFSRAYLAVDLFFILSGFVISFGYHDRVVNHLGQASYVDFLVNRMARVWPLHLIVTLVFMARIVLNISGSQAIALDAPNILTNLLMVQSWGWGTEPIAGNSWSVSTEVAAYLIYPLIAIIAFSRWAWAQALLCVGILGLVALSGRGSSGPLDVNDSDSVLTLLRCLAGFSLGVLSYRCAEKAWCRRLIDRTGAFVMICGLIALALLLPGKVDLLVVCLMPALVLSCYYNGAAARAVMANPVSFHLGLISYSIYLWHPLVRDVFARGMGVAHRHGVNGFDGLIVLAMLAATWLLCWASYALVEVRGHRLIKWLQRGGRSRKPVVEAAV; from the coding sequence ATGAGAATTTCCTCGCTGACCGGCCTTCGCGGCGTGGCGGCGGTGTCGGTGCTGCTGTACCACATCCCGCACAACCCGGCGTTCGAGGCGTTTCGCCTGCCGCTTTTCTCCCGCGCCTATCTGGCGGTCGACCTGTTCTTCATCCTGAGCGGCTTCGTCATCTCCTTCGGCTATCACGACCGGGTGGTGAACCATCTGGGGCAGGCGAGCTATGTCGACTTCCTCGTCAACCGCATGGCGCGGGTATGGCCGCTGCACCTGATCGTGACGCTGGTGTTCATGGCGCGCATCGTCCTCAACATCTCCGGCAGCCAGGCGATTGCGCTCGACGCGCCGAACATCCTCACCAACCTGCTGATGGTGCAGAGCTGGGGTTGGGGAACGGAGCCGATCGCGGGCAATAGCTGGTCCGTCAGCACGGAGGTCGCGGCCTATCTCATCTATCCCTTGATCGCCATCATCGCCTTTTCGCGATGGGCATGGGCGCAGGCCTTGCTGTGCGTCGGCATTTTGGGCCTGGTGGCGCTGTCCGGCCGGGGTTCCAGCGGACCGCTGGACGTCAATGACAGCGACAGCGTGCTGACGCTGCTGCGCTGCCTCGCCGGTTTCTCGCTGGGCGTTCTCAGCTATCGCTGCGCAGAAAAGGCGTGGTGCCGCCGGCTGATCGACCGGACGGGCGCATTCGTAATGATCTGCGGGCTCATCGCGCTCGCGCTGCTGCTACCGGGAAAGGTCGACCTGCTGGTGGTCTGCCTGATGCCGGCGCTGGTGCTGAGCTGCTATTATAACGGCGCGGCGGCGCGGGCGGTGATGGCCAATCCGGTCAGCTTCCATCTGGGCCTCATCAGCTATTCCATCTATCTCTGGCATCCGCTGGTGCGGGACGTGTTCGCCCGCGGCATGGGCGTGGCGCACAGGCATGGCGTCAACGGCTTCGACGGGTTGATCGTCCTCGCCATGCTGGCGGCGACCTGGCTGCTCTGCTGGGCAAGCTATGCGCTGGTGGAGGTGCGCGGGCATCGACTCATAAAATGGCTCCAGCGCGGCGGACGCAGCCGCAAGCCGGTGGTGGAGGCCGCCGTCTGA